A portion of the Calothrix sp. 336/3 genome contains these proteins:
- a CDS encoding FAD-binding oxidoreductase, protein MTITPRSLDLDMLTQAFAGIETITDHTQVAKLSQDYHTFSPILTAKLAGKVGDIVVRPSNEAEVIQAAKICVQQRIPLTVRGAGTGNYGQCVPLQGGVILDMTKMTRILWTKPGVVRVEAGAKLAAIEKKTQEIGWELRMAPSTYRTATIGGFIAGGSGGIGSIQYGLLGDRGNLSALKVITLEDEPRTIELRGQDVQKANHAWGINGIITELEIPLAPAYPWAEMIVTFADFLGAVRFGQAIALADGMIKREIAVFAAPIPQYFHALQQYISPESHAVFLIVAESSLEALSALITEHHGKITYEKPAKEAGKGLHLAEYTWNHTTLHARTTDTNITYLQSIFPGDNLQTIEHMYHHFGDEVMLHLEFIRAGGMVANPALQLVRYSSEERLGEIIRYHEERGVFIANPHSYFIEEGWKRAIAPEHLKFKQQVDPYGLMNPGKSKTLLIGVGNGE, encoded by the coding sequence ATGACCATAACACCGCGATCGCTCGACCTTGATATGCTAACTCAAGCATTTGCAGGTATCGAAACTATCACAGACCATACTCAAGTCGCCAAATTATCCCAAGATTACCATACCTTCAGCCCCATATTGACAGCAAAGTTAGCTGGAAAAGTCGGTGATATTGTGGTACGTCCGAGCAACGAAGCTGAGGTAATCCAAGCGGCAAAAATCTGCGTTCAACAAAGAATTCCCCTCACTGTCAGAGGTGCTGGTACGGGTAACTATGGGCAATGTGTACCATTGCAGGGGGGTGTCATTCTTGACATGACCAAAATGACGAGAATTCTCTGGACAAAACCGGGGGTGGTACGGGTAGAAGCGGGAGCAAAACTCGCGGCAATTGAGAAGAAAACCCAGGAAATTGGCTGGGAATTGCGTATGGCTCCTTCTACCTACCGTACTGCTACCATTGGGGGGTTTATTGCTGGTGGTAGTGGGGGAATTGGTTCGATTCAGTATGGGTTATTGGGCGATCGCGGTAATCTCTCTGCTCTGAAAGTCATCACTTTAGAAGATGAACCCCGTACCATCGAATTACGTGGTCAAGATGTACAAAAAGCTAACCATGCCTGGGGTATTAACGGTATTATCACTGAGCTGGAAATTCCCTTGGCTCCCGCCTATCCCTGGGCTGAAATGATTGTAACTTTTGCTGATTTTCTCGGTGCAGTCAGGTTTGGGCAGGCGATCGCCCTTGCTGATGGCATGATCAAAAGAGAGATAGCTGTGTTTGCCGCTCCTATTCCCCAATATTTTCATGCTTTACAACAATATATTTCCCCGGAAAGTCATGCTGTGTTTCTCATCGTTGCCGAATCTAGTTTAGAAGCTCTATCTGCTTTAATTACAGAGCATCATGGCAAAATCACCTACGAAAAACCAGCGAAGGAGGCAGGAAAAGGCTTACATTTAGCTGAATATACTTGGAACCATACCACTCTCCACGCCCGCACCACTGATACCAATATTACCTATCTCCAAAGTATTTTTCCTGGGGATAATTTGCAGACTATAGAGCATATGTACCACCACTTCGGCGATGAGGTGATGTTGCATTTAGAATTTATCCGTGCAGGTGGGATGGTGGCAAATCCGGCTTTACAGTTGGTGCGCTACAGTAGTGAGGAGCGTCTAGGGGAAATTATCAGGTATCACGAAGAGCGTGGGGTATTTATTGCCAATCCCCATAGTTATTTTATCGAGGAAGGATGGAAAAGAGCGATCGCCCCTGAGCATTTAAAGTTTAAACAACAGGTAGATCCATACGGTTTAATGAATCCCGGTAAGAGTAAAACTCTGCTGATAGGAGTGGGGAATGGTGAATAG
- a CDS encoding caspase family protein — protein MFCKAEKSQQYRQFRSVLGVSLLTYLIVTPLPSSAIKVKQVLATPKTCQRSHSSPNFLVVGGGGAPSYNEIALEKNVLYFQRTLRFMGYNPQLAAIFFANGNDGQATIRYINAQRQQQFKAPEIPNLQGASTLENIQKYFQQASQQKDKKPLFFYFTGHGEYNKQDLNNNSFYLWQGKELSVKQFAQILDKMPTEKPVVTMMAQCFSGSFANFIYEGGDPKKAIALQTRCGFFATIKSLPSVGCTPEVNEADYRDYSSSFFAGLSGRDRTGKAVISADFNKDGKVSYAEAHGFAKVDEKTMDLPISTSESWLQNQATEPEQLAILKQPINQTLQTSRPEQRYVVASITRKFAFSPQKSFMDNIQTLQKRQTDNHVESAYLGRLAMELINIGTEKQIRTTKNPKNVTILNKLLKCEAGFWNK, from the coding sequence ATGTTCTGCAAAGCTGAAAAAAGCCAGCAATATCGCCAATTTCGTTCTGTGCTTGGCGTTTCTTTACTTACCTACTTAATTGTCACACCACTCCCCAGCAGTGCAATTAAAGTCAAGCAAGTTCTGGCAACACCTAAAACCTGTCAACGTAGTCACTCATCACCGAATTTTCTGGTAGTGGGTGGTGGAGGTGCGCCATCCTATAATGAAATTGCCTTAGAAAAGAATGTGCTGTATTTTCAGCGTACTCTCCGCTTCATGGGCTACAATCCCCAGTTAGCAGCGATTTTCTTTGCTAATGGCAATGATGGGCAAGCCACTATTCGCTATATTAATGCTCAAAGACAGCAACAGTTTAAAGCTCCAGAAATACCAAACTTGCAGGGTGCGTCAACCCTGGAAAATATCCAGAAGTATTTTCAACAAGCCTCACAACAGAAGGATAAGAAACCCCTCTTCTTTTACTTTACCGGGCATGGTGAATATAACAAGCAGGATTTAAACAATAATTCCTTTTATCTGTGGCAGGGAAAAGAGTTGAGTGTCAAGCAATTTGCCCAGATATTGGATAAAATGCCCACAGAGAAACCAGTGGTAACGATGATGGCACAGTGTTTTTCTGGTTCCTTCGCTAATTTTATCTATGAAGGTGGTGATCCGAAAAAGGCGATCGCCCTGCAAACCCGTTGCGGTTTCTTTGCCACCATCAAGAGTTTACCCTCTGTCGGCTGTACCCCAGAAGTCAATGAAGCAGATTACCGTGATTATAGTTCTAGCTTTTTTGCTGGTTTAAGTGGACGCGATCGCACTGGGAAAGCTGTCATCTCAGCAGACTTCAACAAAGATGGTAAAGTTAGCTATGCTGAAGCCCACGGTTTTGCCAAGGTAGACGAGAAAACCATGGATTTACCCATATCCACTTCCGAATCTTGGCTACAAAATCAAGCTACCGAACCAGAGCAGCTAGCCATATTAAAGCAACCAATTAACCAAACTTTACAAACATCTCGTCCAGAACAGCGTTATGTTGTCGCTTCCATAACTCGAAAATTTGCCTTTAGTCCGCAAAAATCTTTCATGGACAATATACAAACTTTACAAAAACGTCAGACAGATAATCACGTTGAAAGTGCTTATTTGGGACGTTTAGCCATGGAATTAATTAATATTGGTACCGAAAAACAAATCCGCACCACGAAAAATCCTAAAAATGTCACAATTTTGAATAAATTACTCAAATGTGAGGCTGGTTTTTGGAATAAATAG
- a CDS encoding ABC transporter ATP-binding protein — protein MKTRSNYWQLLPYIRPQWFNIVKGFIGIIGYVIATLTLINFAGKLSAPFGKGDVAAIAQLGATLGAVFLTRGVFQAIQDIFMAKAALRVAYSLRKQVYSHLQKLDLSYFATAKAGDLSYRITEDVDRVGEVVHKLFHDFVPCVLQLIAIPIYMIYLNWQLTLATVIVAPVMGILIGWFGEKLQKYSRRSQNRVSDLSAILTEVFSGIRIIQAFAAENYEISRFSREAERTLQAKYSLERLKAIQIPIIGFLEAVSVLTLLFVGGWQISQNNLTVGEFFSYLAAGASLIDPIGHVTNNYNEFKQGEASVDRVFELFTIQPMVAEKTDAKILPPVQGKVEYRQVSFAYQPGETTLKQINLIALPGEAIALVGASGAGKTTFVNLLPRFYDPENGEILVDGIDIRDVTLNSLRRQIGIVPQETTIFSGTIAQNIAFGQEYYEMADVEAAAKIANAHQFISQLPEGYQTWVGERGVNLSGGQRQRVAIARAVLLNPRILILDEATSALDSESEALVQQALERLMQGRTVFIIAHRLSTVRKCDRILVLEAGQIVESGTHEELLALSQRYAKFYTQQFNL, from the coding sequence TTGAAAACTCGGTCTAATTACTGGCAGCTTCTACCCTATATTCGCCCGCAATGGTTCAATATTGTCAAGGGTTTTATTGGCATTATCGGTTATGTAATTGCTACCCTGACTCTGATTAATTTTGCCGGGAAACTTTCTGCACCCTTTGGTAAAGGTGATGTGGCAGCGATCGCCCAACTTGGGGCAACTTTAGGAGCAGTATTTCTGACGCGGGGCGTGTTTCAAGCGATACAAGATATTTTCATGGCAAAGGCAGCTTTACGGGTTGCCTATTCCTTAAGAAAGCAAGTATATAGCCATTTACAGAAACTCGACCTCAGTTACTTTGCAACGGCAAAGGCGGGTGATTTATCTTACCGTATCACCGAAGATGTCGATCGCGTCGGGGAAGTAGTCCATAAATTATTCCATGATTTTGTCCCCTGTGTTTTGCAACTAATTGCCATTCCCATCTACATGATTTACTTGAATTGGCAGCTTACCCTAGCAACGGTAATAGTTGCACCGGTGATGGGGATATTAATTGGATGGTTTGGGGAAAAATTACAAAAGTATTCTCGTCGCAGTCAAAACCGAGTTTCTGATTTGTCGGCAATTCTCACAGAAGTCTTTAGTGGTATTCGGATTATTCAAGCATTCGCTGCGGAAAACTATGAAATCTCTCGTTTTAGTCGAGAAGCAGAGCGCACCTTACAAGCAAAATACTCCCTAGAAAGACTCAAAGCCATTCAAATCCCAATTATCGGATTTCTAGAAGCAGTAAGTGTGTTAACTCTCCTATTTGTCGGAGGTTGGCAAATCTCCCAAAACAATCTCACAGTGGGAGAATTCTTTAGTTATTTAGCCGCCGGCGCATCTTTAATTGATCCCATCGGTCACGTCACCAATAACTATAACGAGTTTAAACAAGGAGAAGCATCTGTAGATCGGGTATTTGAATTATTCACAATTCAACCCATGGTAGCCGAAAAAACCGATGCCAAGATACTTCCTCCCGTACAAGGAAAAGTAGAATATCGTCAGGTATCCTTTGCCTATCAACCAGGAGAAACAACCCTCAAACAGATTAATTTAATTGCCCTTCCAGGAGAGGCGATCGCCCTTGTAGGTGCTTCCGGTGCAGGTAAAACCACCTTTGTAAATTTATTACCTCGGTTTTATGACCCAGAAAACGGTGAAATATTGGTTGATGGCATAGATATTCGTGATGTTACGTTAAATAGTTTACGCAGACAGATAGGTATTGTTCCCCAGGAAACCACAATATTTTCCGGAACCATCGCCCAAAATATTGCCTTTGGGCAAGAATATTACGAAATGGCAGACGTAGAAGCAGCAGCGAAAATTGCCAACGCTCACCAATTCATCAGTCAATTACCAGAAGGGTATCAAACTTGGGTAGGGGAAAGGGGAGTAAATCTTTCCGGGGGGCAAAGACAAAGAGTGGCGATCGCTCGTGCAGTCTTATTGAATCCGAGAATATTAATCCTAGACGAAGCCACATCAGCTTTAGATTCCGAATCCGAAGCTCTGGTACAACAAGCTTTAGAAAGATTAATGCAAGGACGTACAGTCTTTATTATTGCCCATAGATTATCCACAGTCAGGAAGTGCGATCGCATTCTCGTTTTAGAAGCAGGGCAAATTGTTGAGTCAGGAACCCACGAAGAATTACTAGCACTTTCCCAACGCTATGCCAAATTCTACACCCAACAATTTAACCTTTAA
- a CDS encoding SRPBCC family protein, which translates to MSDWLEHSVQVEVEAPIDLVWSLWSDLEQMPRWMKWIDSVKISPDNPDISLWKLKSGSFEFNWQSRILKVVPNQIIQWESIDGLPNRGAIRFYDRHGSSIVKLTAAYAIPGILGKIMDNLFLGRIVESTLQADMNRFQEYALGKVREQV; encoded by the coding sequence ATGTCTGACTGGCTAGAGCATAGTGTACAGGTAGAAGTCGAGGCTCCCATTGATTTAGTATGGAGCCTGTGGTCTGACTTGGAACAAATGCCTCGATGGATGAAGTGGATTGATTCTGTGAAAATCTCGCCAGATAATCCTGATATTTCTCTGTGGAAACTCAAATCAGGTAGTTTTGAATTTAATTGGCAATCCCGAATTCTGAAAGTAGTTCCCAATCAGATTATCCAGTGGGAATCCATAGATGGTTTACCCAATCGTGGTGCGATTCGCTTCTACGATCGCCATGGTAGTAGTATCGTCAAGTTAACTGCTGCCTATGCTATCCCTGGTATTCTCGGCAAAATCATGGATAACTTGTTTTTAGGACGGATTGTAGAATCAACTTTACAAGCAGACATGAATCGCTTTCAAGAATATGCTCTAGGGAAAGTGAGAGAACAGGTTTAA
- the zds gene encoding 9,9'-di-cis-zeta-carotene desaturase, protein MRVAIVGAGLAGLVTAMDLADAGCEVQIFESRPFVGGKVSSWVDADGNHIEMGLHVFFGCYYQLFALMERVGAIDNLRLKEHTHTFINKGGKMGALDFRFFTGAPFHGIKAFFTTAQLSPLDKLQNAIALAISPVVRGLVDFDGAMRSIRKLDNISFADWFRNHGGSNNSIKRMWNPIAYALGFIDCENISARCMLTIFQFFAARTEASVLRMLEGSPYEYLHKPIVEYLEARGTKIYTRRQVREIQYGEENGQTVVTGVAIANGDTVETITADVYVAACDIPGIQRLLPQDWRKWSEFDNIYKLDAVPVATVQMRFDGWVTELQDEQKRKQLQQAAGLDNLLYTADADFSCFADLALTSPADYYREGEGSLLQLVLTPGDPFIKQSNEEIAQHVLKQVHELFPSSRELNMTWYSVVKLAQSLYREAPGMDVFRPQQKTPIPNFFLAGSYTQQDYIDSMEGATISGKRAAAAILETVKQ, encoded by the coding sequence ATGCGTGTTGCGATCGTTGGTGCGGGGCTAGCTGGACTAGTAACGGCTATGGACTTAGCTGATGCTGGTTGCGAAGTCCAAATTTTCGAGTCCCGTCCGTTTGTCGGTGGTAAGGTAAGTAGTTGGGTTGATGCAGACGGTAATCATATTGAGATGGGGTTACACGTCTTTTTTGGCTGTTATTACCAATTATTTGCTCTCATGGAGCGAGTCGGGGCAATAGATAATCTTAGGCTCAAAGAACATACCCACACTTTTATTAATAAAGGTGGCAAGATGGGTGCATTGGACTTTCGTTTCTTTACAGGCGCGCCATTTCATGGTATTAAGGCATTTTTCACCACTGCCCAACTTTCTCCCCTCGACAAATTGCAGAATGCGATCGCCCTGGCTATTAGTCCCGTGGTTCGGGGTTTGGTAGACTTTGATGGGGCAATGCGCAGCATCCGGAAGCTGGATAATATCAGTTTTGCTGACTGGTTTCGCAATCATGGTGGTAGCAATAACAGCATCAAACGGATGTGGAACCCCATCGCCTACGCTTTAGGTTTCATCGACTGCGAAAATATTTCCGCTCGCTGTATGCTGACTATTTTCCAGTTTTTTGCTGCCAGAACCGAAGCTTCCGTACTCCGAATGTTGGAAGGTTCACCCTACGAATACCTCCACAAACCTATCGTGGAATACTTGGAAGCACGAGGTACAAAAATATACACTCGTCGCCAGGTGCGGGAAATCCAATATGGGGAAGAAAATGGTCAAACTGTAGTCACAGGGGTGGCGATCGCCAATGGTGATACCGTAGAAACAATCACCGCCGATGTCTATGTTGCTGCCTGTGATATTCCCGGAATTCAGCGCCTATTGCCCCAAGATTGGCGAAAATGGTCAGAATTCGACAATATCTATAAATTAGATGCAGTTCCCGTCGCTACCGTTCAGATGCGCTTTGATGGTTGGGTGACAGAACTCCAAGATGAGCAGAAGCGTAAACAGTTACAACAGGCAGCCGGATTGGATAACCTGCTCTATACTGCCGATGCTGATTTTTCCTGCTTTGCAGACCTTGCCCTCACCAGCCCTGCGGATTATTACCGAGAAGGAGAAGGCTCTTTATTACAGTTGGTACTGACTCCTGGAGACCCCTTTATTAAGCAAAGCAACGAAGAAATCGCCCAACATGTTCTCAAACAAGTTCATGAACTCTTCCCTTCATCACGGGAGTTAAACATGACTTGGTATAGCGTGGTGAAATTAGCTCAGTCTCTCTATCGAGAAGCACCGGGAATGGATGTTTTCCGTCCCCAGCAAAAAACCCCTATTCCTAATTTCTTCCTTGCGGGTAGTTACACCCAACAGGATTATATCGATAGTATGGAAGGAGCAACCATTTCCGGAAAACGCGCTGCGGCGGCAATTTTGGAAACAGTTAAACAGTAG
- a CDS encoding Uma2 family endonuclease produces the protein MSQETTQLEPNLVAEAEEWQPPMPPTDLIFDDGEPLESNRHRVAINLLICSLKHHWVERNDYFIGGNMFVYYSSKQAKNRDFKGPDFFVVLDVEKDPSRLGWVAWEENGRYPDMIIELLSDSTEAQDLGEKKRLYETVFKTKDYFVFHPLKVNSLQGWSLDNSQKYQPILANSQGWLWCESLGLWLGMWEGTVEDDNNSWLRFYDTEGNLVLLAEEAEKQRADVEKQRADAEKQRADAEKQRSDRLAARLRELGENPDSL, from the coding sequence ATGTCACAAGAAACCACTCAATTAGAGCCTAATCTAGTCGCTGAAGCCGAAGAGTGGCAACCCCCAATGCCACCCACTGATTTGATTTTTGACGACGGAGAACCCTTGGAAAGTAATCGTCACCGTGTTGCCATAAATTTGTTAATTTGTTCGCTCAAACACCACTGGGTAGAGCGTAACGATTACTTTATTGGTGGTAATATGTTTGTCTATTACAGCAGCAAGCAAGCTAAGAACAGAGATTTTAAGGGACCTGATTTTTTTGTCGTTTTGGATGTAGAAAAGGATCCATCACGTTTGGGTTGGGTAGCTTGGGAAGAAAATGGACGCTATCCAGATATGATTATTGAGCTACTTTCTGACTCTACGGAAGCTCAAGACTTGGGTGAGAAAAAACGACTTTACGAAACTGTATTTAAAACGAAAGATTATTTTGTTTTTCATCCCCTGAAGGTGAATTCATTGCAAGGGTGGAGCTTAGATAATTCCCAGAAATACCAACCGATTCTTGCTAATTCCCAGGGATGGTTATGGTGTGAGAGTCTGGGTTTGTGGTTGGGTATGTGGGAAGGTACGGTAGAGGATGATAATAATTCCTGGTTGAGATTTTATGATACTGAGGGAAATTTAGTTTTACTAGCGGAAGAAGCAGAGAAACAACGTGCTGACGTAGAGAAACAACGTGCTGATGCAGAGAAACAACGTGCTGATGCAGAGAAACAACGTAGCGATCGCCTAGCTGCCAGATTGCGAGAATTAGGTGAAAATCCAGACAGTCTTTAA
- a CDS encoding response regulator transcription factor yields MPRILVIDDDPAISELVAVNLEMAGYDVSQAEDGIKGQALALQLQPDLIMLDLMLPRVDGFTVCQRLRRDDRTAEIPVLMLTALSQTQDKVEGFNAGADDYLTKPFEVEEMLARVRALLRRTDRIPQAAKHSEILNYGSLTLVPERFEAIWFGETVKLTHLEFELLHCLLQRHGQTVSPSEILREVWGYDPDDDIETIRVHIRHLRTKLEPDPRHPRYIKTVYGAGYCLELPSAPQSTEGASASRIE; encoded by the coding sequence ATGCCACGGATTCTTGTCATAGACGACGACCCCGCAATTTCAGAACTAGTTGCCGTAAATTTAGAAATGGCTGGCTATGATGTCAGTCAAGCTGAAGATGGCATTAAAGGACAAGCTCTAGCGTTGCAACTGCAACCAGACTTGATTATGTTGGATTTGATGTTACCCAGAGTAGACGGGTTCACAGTCTGTCAGCGTTTGCGTCGTGATGATCGCACAGCCGAAATTCCGGTTTTGATGTTGACAGCTCTAAGTCAAACTCAAGATAAGGTTGAAGGTTTTAACGCAGGAGCAGATGACTACCTCACCAAACCCTTTGAGGTAGAAGAGATGCTTGCTAGGGTGCGCGCTCTATTGCGTCGTACAGATAGAATCCCCCAAGCTGCCAAGCATAGCGAAATTCTCAATTACGGCTCCCTGACTCTGGTTCCAGAGCGTTTTGAGGCGATTTGGTTTGGCGAGACAGTCAAATTGACTCACTTAGAATTTGAACTGCTCCATTGTTTATTGCAACGTCACGGACAAACGGTATCCCCTAGCGAGATTCTCCGGGAAGTTTGGGGTTACGATCCTGACGATGACATTGAAACGATTCGTGTGCATATACGTCACCTACGTACCAAGTTGGAACCCGATCCACGCCATCCTCGGTATATTAAGACAGTCTACGGTGCTGGTTATTGTTTAGAACTACCTAGCGCTCCCCAATCGACTGAAGGTGCGTCTGCATCACGGATTGAGTGA
- a CDS encoding gamma-glutamylcyclotransferase, with amino-acid sequence MTQFTAISPAILRVFVYGTLKPGEANYPRYCAGKVVEVTKAMTRGKLYSLPLGYPAMTTGDNLVYGYLLSFNDWAVLSELDNLEDYHTDRPPSANLYNRVQTEIYHLTGDSLGFAWVYIMSEQLVEQFRGILQVDGCWSGEKGKRYLENI; translated from the coding sequence GTGACTCAATTTACCGCAATCTCTCCCGCAATTCTACGGGTATTTGTTTACGGAACCCTGAAACCGGGTGAAGCCAATTATCCCAGATACTGTGCAGGAAAGGTAGTGGAGGTAACAAAAGCAATGACACGGGGTAAATTGTATAGTTTACCACTCGGTTATCCGGCTATGACTACGGGAGATAACCTAGTCTATGGTTATTTACTTTCCTTTAACGACTGGGCAGTATTATCAGAGTTAGATAATTTAGAAGATTACCATACAGACCGACCACCATCGGCAAATCTATACAATCGCGTCCAAACTGAAATATATCACCTTACAGGAGATTCCCTTGGTTTCGCTTGGGTGTATATTATGAGTGAGCAATTAGTAGAACAATTCCGAGGTATCCTGCAAGTCGATGGTTGTTGGAGTGGGGAAAAAGGAAAGAGATACCTGGAAAATATTTAA